The following nucleotide sequence is from Gammaproteobacteria bacterium.
CGGCGCGCCGGTCAACCTGAATGGTGTACTGCGCCCATGCACTCACATTGTATGCTTCAATGAAGGGTGTGGTGGTAATGCCCGCTTCGCTGAATAGCTTTGTATAGGCCTGCGCCACTTTCTGACGCAACGCAATTTCATCACCCAGGATTTCAAGCTTGGCCAGCAAAATGGCAGCCTGTAGTGTATCCAGCCGGCTGTTTACGCCAATTCGAACGTGGTGATAACGGCGATCTTGGCCATGCCGGGCAATCTGACGCATGACCTTGGCCAACTCGTCTTCACCAGTAAAAATCGCCCCGCCGTCGCCATAGCAGCCTAATGGCTTACTGGGGAAAAAGCTCGTGCAAGCAATTGTGGTCAGGTTACAGCTCTTGCGACCCTTGTAGCTCGCGCCGAAGCTCTGCGCGGCATCTTCGATAACTGGAATACGGTGCTTCTTCGCAATGGCGTTAATGGCATCGTAGTCGGCACACTGACCGTAGAGCGACACGGGTATGATCGCTTTGGTCCTTGGTGTGATGGCCGCCTCCAGCAGTGCCGGATTCAAGTTGTAGGTGCGTGGGTCTATATCCACGTAAATCGGCCTGG
It contains:
- a CDS encoding DegT/DnrJ/EryC1/StrS family aminotransferase codes for the protein MINFVDLHAQQARIKDKIDAGIRRVLAHGQYILGPEVGELEERLATYVGAKHCITVANGTDALQIAQMALGVGPGDEVITPGFTYIATAETVALLGARPIYVDIDPRTYNLNPALLEAAITPRTKAIIPVSLYGQCADYDAINAIAKKHRIPVIEDAAQSFGASYKGRKSCNLTTIACTSFFPSKPLGCYGDGGAIFTGEDELAKVMRQIARHGQDRRYHHVRIGVNSRLDTLQAAILLAKLEILGDEIALRQKVAQAYTKLFSEAGITTTPFIEAYNVSAWAQYTIQVDRRAAVQEKLKATGIPTAVHYPIPLNRQPAVADSAVTLPVGDAVAERVMSLPMHPYLDTEKIQRVAEVLAQWASR